The genomic window AAAGCAATTAAATCCTTTTATTACTCTTAATCCTTTATTGCAAGACCTAATCAATCTTGCATTGGGTTTAACTGTTCCTTTATTAGGTATTTTATTGATTGGTTTGATGGCCAGAAATTTTGTAGGAAGATGGTTGCTTGAGTTTGGGGAAGGAACTCTTTCTCGTATCCCTCTGGCAGGATCAGTTTATAAAACCCTTAAACAACTATTAGAAACTTTTCTTCGAGATAATTCCACTAGGTTTCGCAGAGTCGTCTTAGTTGAATATCCACGAGAAGGCTTATTCAGTGTTGGTTTTGTAACTGGTATTGTTGGCCCATCTCTTCAAACTGAACCTGATAAACCTTTATTAAGTGTTTTTATACCTACAGCACCTAATCCAACTACTGGTTGGTATACCTTAGTACCAGAAGGCTCTGTTAAAGATTTAGATATTTCTGTTGAAGATGCATTTAGAACAATTATTTCTGCTGGAATTGTAAATCCTGATGATAGAAATAACTCTACAAATACTTCTTTTTCTAGTTTATTTTCTCAGTTAAGAGCTTCTTCTTCATAATTATCTTTAAATTTATAGTTATGCAATTTAAATCAATTTCTAGAGAATTAGCTCTATTACTTTTAGGGCAAATTAAAAAAAATGATATTAATAAAATTAATATTGAAATATTATTAGGTAAAGCTATTGAATCCTTAACTCAACATTGGAGAGAGCAATTAGATTTTTGTGCTTCGAAATTAGAAAAAGCAAATCAGGATTTATTAGATAGTGAATTGCAAGATGATGCTGGTTTGCTAAATAAATCTCGTGATTACTTGAAGACTTGTTTAATTGACTCAGAAAACATATTAAATAGTTTGTCTGACAGTATTGAACTGCCAAGACTTCTAGCACTAGGTGATCAAAAAGAAATTCGAGAGCTAGCTCTTAAGCGAGTTCATTTGGTTATCGAAAAGCAAGATGAGATAGATAGTAATCTTGATTGCGTTATGGAGGGTTGGAGATTAAAAAGATTGCCTAGGATAGATAGAGATATTTTAAGATTAGCTTTAGTAGATTTGATTGACTTTAATACTCCTACTGCTGTTACCTGTAACGAGGCTGTGAATCTAGCTAATCGTTATAGTGATGAACAAGGAAGAAGAATGATTAATGGAGTTTTAAGGAAACTTCAAGATTCTGCTTTAAAATTAAATTAGTAATGAAAGACGATCTTTTTAAGGATGAAAAAATTCCTTCAAATACAAATCAAAGTGATTTTTCTTCATCAGTTAATGATGATTCTTTAGATTGGGCTAAACAAGCTTATTTGCAATTAAAGCAAAAGCAAAAAGATGAAAAAGAAATACGAGAAAAAGAAATACTTAATAAAAAAAATATAGAAAATAATACTAAAGCAGATTTTAAATTAAATGATTCAGTTGAAAAAAAATTTCAAGTTAATAAAATCTCCAAAGAGGAAGATGAACCTTTACTAGGTGATTTTGATGAAACTTTTACTTGGTCAGCGGAGGTTTTAGCTGCACAGGGTAAAAAAATTGATCAATTTTCGTTAGATGATATTGATTGGCTAAGTAGATTAAAACAAGGATTAGAAAAAACTCGTAAGGGATTTGTTACTGACTTATTAGATAAATTAGGTGATGATCCACTGACTCCTGAAGTTCTTGATGATTTAGAAACTCTATTATTGCGAGCGGATGCAGGGGTTTTAGCTACTGATCAAATTTTAGATTCATTAAGAACTAAGCTAAATGAGGAAGTCGTAGAAGCTTCTGAAGGTTTACGTTTTTTGAAAGACCAATTAGTCAATATTTTAGAAAAACCTATAAAAGATAGTGGTGTTTCTTTACTTTCTCCAAAAAAGGGTGTTTTAAATATTTGGATGTTAGTAGGTGTTAATGGAGTTGGCAAAACAACTACTCTTGGTAAATTGGCAAGTGTTGCAAAAAGAAGTGGGTTTTCGGCAATGATTGCTGCTGCAGATACTTTTAGAGCTGCAGCAGTTCAACAAGTAAAAGTATGGGGAGAGAGAACAGAAGTAGAAGTTATTGCAAATGAATCTAAGAATGCTGATCCAGCTGCAATAGTATTTGATGCTATTGGAGCATGTGAGTCAAAAAGTATAGATTTATTATTAATAGATACTGCAGGAAGATTGCAGACAAAAAATAATTTAATGGAAGAACTAAAAAAAATTAGAAAAATTATTAATAAACTTTCTCCAAAAGCTAATGTTGAATCTTTATTAGTACTTGACTCAAGTCAAGGGCAAAATGGACTTAGGCAGGCTCTTGCGTTTGCTGATTCAGCAGAATTAACAGGAGTAATACTTACAAAACTTGATGGATCTTCTAGAGGAGGAGTTGCTATGGCAGTTGCATCAGAAGCTAAGCTTCCAGTTAGGTTTGTTGGGGCTGGTGAGAAAATTAGAGACTTACGTCCATTTAATAGCTTTGAATTCGTAGAGGCACTTTTAGCTAATCGATGATATTAAAGAAATTTTTTGTAAATGTTGCTAAATTTTAATTTCTTTATTGCTGGAGAATGGTGAATAAAAATTCTCCAATTTCACAACAAAAATATCACCAAACAACAAAATTGTTATCCAGTGCTGCGTCAAAATCTTTAACAGAACTAATTGAAAGTCTTTCTCAAGAGCAAATTGCTAATCAAGATTTATTGCTTTCTTTAAGCTTTGCCTTGCGAAGTTTTACGAATTTACAGCGTTTTCTCGAACTGATTCCACTTTTTGTTACTCAATTAGTTGGTATTAAAGGATCATTGTTAATTCCTTTTCAAGATAATGGCAGTCTTTGGCGAGAACAATTACAAATAGTTCCTCTCGATGAAAATCAAGAAATAATTAGGCAATTATTTCTTTTAGAAGATGGGCTGAAAGCTGGTTTTGGGATGCAAGAAAGTAATATTTTAATGCTAGATCGATTAGTCCAGAGGCATTTGGACTCTTTTAACATAATGGCAACTTCTGTAGTTTCTCGAGGAAGACAAAGAGGGAGACTCTATGCATTTGATAAAAAAGAAGTTGAATTCGGAAGTAATATTCATCGCAAACATATTCAGTTAGTTGCTGACATCACTGGAGTAGCCATTGAAAATGATGCCATATTTCAAGTGATAAGGAATCATGAGAAAGTTGATAGACAAATAAGTATTGGTGCTGAAATTCAATCACAATTATTACCTGATCAATGTCCAACAATTGAGGGTGTAGAATTAGCTGCTTGTTGTAGGCCTGCTTTTCAAGTCGGTGGAGATTACTACGATTTTATGCCGACTCGGCCAGATCTAACGGATTTAGCAAAATCTTCAGGTCGTTGGGCCTTCGTAATTGGCGATGTTATGGGTAAAGGTGTTCCTGCTGGATTATTGATGACAATGTTGCGTGGGATGCTCAGAGCCGAAGTTTTAAGTGGATTACCTCCTGATTGTATTTTGCATGATTTGAATCAATTAGCGCTTGAAGATTTGACGCAGTCACATAGATTTGTTACTTTATTTTATTCCGATTTTGATGCAAGATCAAGAAAATTACGTTTTGCTAATGCAGCACATAATCCCCCGTTACTTTGGAGTGCCAAGTCAAAATCAATAATTAGATTAGATACTCCTGGTTTATTAATTGGACTGCAACCTGAAGCTGAATATGGATGTGGAGAGATCACGCTTCAGCCTGGAGATGTCCTTCTTTACTACACTGACGGAGTCACTGAAGCACCTGGTATATCTGGTGAACGTTTTGACGAAAATCGGTTAATAACTTTTTTAGATAGATTTGCGAGGCAAGGTTTAGGAGCTAAAGAAATATTAAATAAAATTTTTGAAAGATTAGATAGCTTTGTTGGTTTAGGTGATAATCATCTTGAAGACGACGCTTCAATGGTTGTTTTAAAAGTCAATGAAGAATTATCGCTTCCTGAATTAACTTAGTAAATTCACTGACAATTTCGAATACTCTTGCTTTATTTGTATTAGTAATTTGGAAAATCCATTGAGTAAAACGTGGAGCGATAGATTTGATAAAGGATTAAATCCTTTTATAGAAAAATTTAATGCTTCAATTGAGTTTGATATTTGTCTATTAGAAGAAGATTTGGATGGTTCAATTGCGCATGCTCGTATGTTGGGAATTCAGGGAATAATTACTAAAG from Prochlorococcus marinus XMU1408 includes these protein-coding regions:
- a CDS encoding PP2C family protein-serine/threonine phosphatase, giving the protein MVNKNSPISQQKYHQTTKLLSSAASKSLTELIESLSQEQIANQDLLLSLSFALRSFTNLQRFLELIPLFVTQLVGIKGSLLIPFQDNGSLWREQLQIVPLDENQEIIRQLFLLEDGLKAGFGMQESNILMLDRLVQRHLDSFNIMATSVVSRGRQRGRLYAFDKKEVEFGSNIHRKHIQLVADITGVAIENDAIFQVIRNHEKVDRQISIGAEIQSQLLPDQCPTIEGVELAACCRPAFQVGGDYYDFMPTRPDLTDLAKSSGRWAFVIGDVMGKGVPAGLLMTMLRGMLRAEVLSGLPPDCILHDLNQLALEDLTQSHRFVTLFYSDFDARSRKLRFANAAHNPPLLWSAKSKSIIRLDTPGLLIGLQPEAEYGCGEITLQPGDVLLYYTDGVTEAPGISGERFDENRLITFLDRFARQGLGAKEILNKIFERLDSFVGLGDNHLEDDASMVVLKVNEELSLPELT
- the ftsY gene encoding signal recognition particle-docking protein FtsY, with product MKDDLFKDEKIPSNTNQSDFSSSVNDDSLDWAKQAYLQLKQKQKDEKEIREKEILNKKNIENNTKADFKLNDSVEKKFQVNKISKEEDEPLLGDFDETFTWSAEVLAAQGKKIDQFSLDDIDWLSRLKQGLEKTRKGFVTDLLDKLGDDPLTPEVLDDLETLLLRADAGVLATDQILDSLRTKLNEEVVEASEGLRFLKDQLVNILEKPIKDSGVSLLSPKKGVLNIWMLVGVNGVGKTTTLGKLASVAKRSGFSAMIAAADTFRAAAVQQVKVWGERTEVEVIANESKNADPAAIVFDAIGACESKSIDLLLIDTAGRLQTKNNLMEELKKIRKIINKLSPKANVESLLVLDSSQGQNGLRQALAFADSAELTGVILTKLDGSSRGGVAMAVASEAKLPVRFVGAGEKIRDLRPFNSFEFVEALLANR
- the nusB gene encoding transcription antitermination factor NusB: MQFKSISRELALLLLGQIKKNDINKINIEILLGKAIESLTQHWREQLDFCASKLEKANQDLLDSELQDDAGLLNKSRDYLKTCLIDSENILNSLSDSIELPRLLALGDQKEIRELALKRVHLVIEKQDEIDSNLDCVMEGWRLKRLPRIDRDILRLALVDLIDFNTPTAVTCNEAVNLANRYSDEQGRRMINGVLRKLQDSALKLN
- a CDS encoding DUF502 domain-containing protein codes for the protein MQSSSPKQDLTLASRLQQDLKNDLIAGLLVVIPLATTIWLSTIVSRFVLAILTSIPKQLNPFITLNPLLQDLINLALGLTVPLLGILLIGLMARNFVGRWLLEFGEGTLSRIPLAGSVYKTLKQLLETFLRDNSTRFRRVVLVEYPREGLFSVGFVTGIVGPSLQTEPDKPLLSVFIPTAPNPTTGWYTLVPEGSVKDLDISVEDAFRTIISAGIVNPDDRNNSTNTSFSSLFSQLRASSS